In a single window of the Chloroflexota bacterium genome:
- a CDS encoding 2'-5' RNA ligase family protein: MTRPAPPRRAGLIVPVPEAERLLQEWRSRLGPTTEADVPAHVTLMFPFLPLAALDAAALADLTALFQGMPGPTVTFASVGLFPDVVYLEPEPREWFVQATLALSARFGILPYSGLHGPTPTPHLTIARHADPAVLTTVARELEQALPIGSEAPKVWLVEEADALGWTHTATFSLGE; encoded by the coding sequence ATGACCCGCCCTGCCCCGCCCCGACGCGCCGGGCTGATCGTCCCCGTGCCCGAGGCTGAGCGGCTGCTCCAGGAGTGGCGCAGCCGTCTCGGCCCGACGACGGAGGCGGACGTGCCAGCGCACGTCACGCTGATGTTCCCGTTCCTGCCGCTGGCGGCCCTGGATGCGGCGGCGCTTGCAGACCTGACCGCGCTGTTCCAGGGCATGCCCGGCCCAACCGTGACGTTCGCGTCCGTCGGGCTGTTCCCGGACGTGGTCTACCTGGAGCCGGAGCCGCGCGAGTGGTTCGTGCAGGCGACGCTGGCGCTCTCGGCCCGCTTCGGGATACTGCCCTACAGCGGGCTGCACGGCCCCACGCCGACGCCCCACCTGACCATCGCGCGGCACGCCGACCCGGCCGTGCTGACGACCGTCGCGCGGGAGCTGGAACAGGCCCTCCCGATCGGCAGCGAGGCCCCAAAGGTCTGGCTGGTGGAGGAGGCCGACGCCCTCGGCTGGACGCACACGGCGACGTTCAGCCTGGGGGAGTAG